GGTTAGCCTTTCTCCTCAGAGGTACGTTCATCGAGTTCCGGAACGGGATGCTGAACGTCTCTCCGATCGGACGCAGCTGCAGCCAGGAGGAGCGCCAGGAGTTCTACGAGCTGGACCAGGTCAGAACCGCATCTGCGTCATGCTGCTGTTCCCGCTGCTGCGGCAGCGTAAACCAGCTTGTGTGTttcctgcagagagaaaagatCCGggagaagtttgtttctgtgctgaAGGAGGAGTTCAGAGGGAAGGGGCTGTCGTTTTCCATCGGTGAGTCCGCTGCCCACCGATCCGGGCCGGTTTCTGGTGATCCGGTCCGGATCGGCTGACGATCCAGTTGTTCCTCTGCAGGAGGACAGATCAGCTTCGACGTTTTCCCTGACGGCTGGGACAAGCGCTACTGCCTGGACATCGTGGACAAGGACAACTACTCCACCATCCACTTCTT
The Poecilia reticulata strain Guanapo unplaced genomic scaffold, Guppy_female_1.0+MT scaffold_1308, whole genome shotgun sequence DNA segment above includes these coding regions:
- the LOC103461398 gene encoding phosphomannomutase 2-like → RLAFLLRGTFIEFRNGMLNVSPIGRSCSQEERQEFYELDQREKIREKFVSVLKEEFRGKGLSFSIGGQISFDVFPDGWDKRYCLDIVDKDNYSTIHFFGDKTKPGGNDFEIYSDPRTVGHEVSSPEETQRLCQELFFS